The following are encoded in a window of Podospora pseudoanserina strain CBS 124.78 chromosome 6, whole genome shotgun sequence genomic DNA:
- the SEY1 gene encoding Dynamin-like GTPase that mediates homotypic ER fusion (BUSCO:EOG092610TN; EggNog:ENOG503NUYX; COG:S) yields MNGHFAAIGNGPTAKQYDHGIQVIDEDKSFNTNLNDYLTETHVAESGFNYHLISVFGSQSTGKSTLLNHLFGTQFSVMSETERRQTTKGIWLSKNKRDSANGSPMADNILVMDVEGTDGRERGEDQDFERKSALFALATSEVLIVNIWEHQVGLYQGANMGLLKTVFEVNLQLFLKDRQSQTRSLLFFVIRDFVGNTPLENLRTTLITDLSKIWSSISKPQGLEDSKIEDYFDFAFSALPHKIYQPEKFLAEVDRLGARFTTGHRSTKDQEFVGGVFLPEYHRRIPADGLSVYAGGVWDQIVNNKDLDLPTQQELLAQFRCDEIAREVLVGFDTVIAPLEEQQVEAIRLGKPAAVLADLGAQGAGAREKCIKAFETQASRYHKGVYTMKRGELESKIDTRLKALYQAQLTAAHKAGVAAFSEAVSGAVKAGQKAGGSYEFAEIVAKQKAKTLQIFKTEAKSLSIPGVAWSNFKPQYKLFEKELDEVSARLRKEEMRRLAIRVERWVRSRLGDAIGLEFNKLGSGRGVSVSPEGGEKPATEKDLWDRVWNAFISIVKEAETRFAERAKSFEASPEEVEVGLWRLRRKSWVALREKIEEEVMESNILMKLRENFEDKFRYDEDGVPRIWRPTDDIEGIYTKARESTLGLVPLLSRFRLSETYAPPDLPAFIGVQPAGVEPEDEEDLLPIGGIDEEEGKSLEEETTVLGESKRQDLVVRFKKMADGVYVEAKRSAIGGITQVPLYFYVILLILGWNEILMVLRNPFLILLILVMGGGTYIAYSLNLLGPMMQMSNAAFNQAVDIGKDRLRDFLVNNETARQALAVPARQMGADISLDRLDSRGKKAQDISDDDDI; encoded by the exons ATGAACGGCCACTTTGCGGCCATCGGCAATGGGCCGACGGCCAAGCAATACGACCATGGCATCCAGGTTATCGACGAAGACAAGTCTTTCAA CACAAACCTCAATGATTACCTTACCGAAACCCACGTCGCTGAGTCTGGCTTCAACTACCACTTGATCTCTGTCTTCGGATCGCAATCAACGGGCAAGTCGACCCTGCTCAACCACCTCTTTGGCACCCAGTTCAGTGTCATGTCCGAGACGGAGCGACGCCAGACGACCAAGGGAATTTGGCTGTCCAAGAACAAAAGGGACAGCGCAAACGGCTCGCCCATGGCCGACAACATCCTCGTCATGGATGTTGAGGGCACTGACGGTCGCGAGCGTGGTGAGGATCAAGACTTTGAGCGCAAGAGCGCCCTGTTCGCCCTGGCCACCAGCGAGGTTTTGATTGTCAACATCTGGGAGCACCAAGTTGGCCTGTACCAAGGCGCAAACATGGGCCTGCTCAAGACCGTTTTCGAGGTCAACTTGCAGCTGTTCTTGAAGGATAGACA GTCCCAAACACGGTCCCTCCTATTCTTCGTTATCCGCGATTTCGTCGGCAACACCCCCCTCGAGAATCTGCGCACGACCCTGATTACGGACTTGTCAAAGATATGGTCTTCCATCTCCAAACCACAGGGCCTCGAAGACTCCAAGATTGAAGACTATTTTGATTTTGCCTTTTCCGCCCTACCACACAAGATTTACCAACCTGAAAAGTTCCTCGCCGAAGTAGACAGACTCGGCGCTCGATTTACCACTGGCCATCGCTCGACCAAGGACCAAGAATTCGTCGGAGGCGTTTTCCTGCCAGAATATCACAGGAGAATACCCGCCGATGGCCTGTCAGTTTATGCTGGAGGCGTCTGGGATCAGATTGTTAACAACAAAGATCTCGATTTGCCAACACAGCAAGAACTTCTTGCGCAGTTTAGGTGTGACGAGATCGCCCGCGAGGTACTGGTCGGCTTCGACACTGTTATCGCGCCtctggaggagcagcaagTGGAAGCAATTCGTCTCGGCAAGCCTGCAGCGGTACTGGCGGATCTCGGAGCTCAAGGCGCCGGAGCCCGCGAGAAGTGCATCAAGGCCTTCGAGACACAGGCCAGCCGTTACCACAAAGGTGTATACACGATGAAGCGGGGCGAGCTCGAGAGCAAGATAGATACTAGGCTCAAAGCTCTGTACCAGGCTCAGCTGACAGCTGCTCATAAGGCCGGCGTGGCTGCCTTTAGTGAGGCCGTGTCAGGCGCGGTCAAGGCAGGGCAAAAGGCGGGCGGATCGTATGAGTTCGCTGAGATTGTGGCGAAGCAAAAGGCCAAGACGCTGCAAATCTTCAAGACAGAGGCCAAGAGCCTGTCGATTCCGGGAGTGGCCTGGTCGAACTTCAAGCCCCAGTATAAGCTCTTTGAGAAGGAGCTCGATGAGGTCAGCGCGCGGTTGcgcaaggaggagatgcGTCGTTTGGCCATAAGGGTCGAGCGCTGGGTCAGGTCTCGCTTGGGCGATGCCATTGGTTTGGAATTCAACAAGCTAGGGTCTGGACGGGGGGTTTCGGTTTCTCCTGAGGGTGGCGAGAAGCCAGCCACAGAAAAGGACCTTTGGGACCGGGTCTGGAATGCCTTCATTAGTATTGTAAAGGAGGCTGAGACGAGATTTGCCGAGAGAGCCAAGAGCTTCGAGGCCAGtccggaggaggtcgaggtcggTCTTTGGCGACTACGGCGCAAGAGTTGGGTCGCCCTGAGGGAGAAGATCGAAGAAGAGGTGATGGAAAGTAACATCCTCATGAAACTCCGCGAAAATTTCGAGGACAAGTTCCGGTACGACGAAGATGGCGTCCCGAGAATTTGGCGCCCGACAGATGACATTGAAGGGATTTATACCAAGGCACGCGAGTCAACCTTGGGCCTCGTTCCTCTGCTGTCGCGGTTTAGACTGTCGGAGACGTATGCGCCACCAGACCTTCCAGCTTTCATCGGGGTCCAGCCTGCTGGCGTTGAGcccgaagacgaagaagacctCTTGCCCATTGGCGGcatcgacgaggaggaaggcaaaAGTCTCGAAGAGGAGACGACCGTTCTCGGTGAAAGTAAGCGGCAAGacctggtggtgaggttcaAGAAAATGGCCGATGGAGTCTATGTTGAAGCCAAGCGAAGTGCCATCGGCGGGATTACCCAGGTGCCCTTGTACTTCTATGTTATTTTGCTGATTCTTGGGTGGAATGAGATTCTCATGG TTCTGCGAAACCCTTTCCTCATCTTGCTTATTCTTGTCATGGGCGGCGGTACCTATATCGCCTACTCGCTCAACCTTCTTGGGCCCATGATGCAGATGAGCAACGCTGCCTTCAACCAGGCTGTTGACATTGGCAAGGACAGGCTGCGCGACTTCTTGGTGAACAACGAGACAGCTAGACAGGCGCTTGCTGTTCCCGCACGGCAGATGGGTGCCGATATTAGCCTGGACCGGCTGGATAGCCGGGGTAAGAAGGCACAGGATATTTCAGACGATGATGACATTTAG
- a CDS encoding hypothetical protein (COG:L; EggNog:ENOG503NYTC; BUSCO:EOG09263OWL): MEEPTPAEIENETPSNIFIPPSVIPSSLLSGRSYTHFSPVPPSLLASAEKSVPVCLGVDEAGRGPVLGPMVYGIFYLPLPLADPLLRQTHHFDDSKVLTPQVRSSLMQTISTAGSDLHQSCGWATTLLSAGDISAGMMRPSNAGGSYNLNAQAMDATVQLIQGIYDRGVNIQEIYVDTIGQPAAYQKKLERIFPTAKITVAKKADSLYPCVSAASVCAKVTRDAALEVLWKTRGRPPAREEEKDKNEEDTDMEWGSGYPSDQRCVTWLRGNMHPVFGWGPECRFSWGTAKDMLEGPKGVKVDWPVDDDGDTNRLTDFFSAKDQEEGDELGTWFGTPAGLEAF; this comes from the coding sequence ATGGAAGAGCCAACGCCAGCCGAGATCGAAAAcgaaaccccctccaacatcttcatCCCACCTTCCGTGAttccttcctccctcctctccggccGATCCTACACTCACTTCTCCCCTGTTCCCCCATCACTCCTCGCCTCAGCCGAAAAATCCGTCCCCGTTTGCCTCGGCGTCGATGAAGCCGGCCGTGGTCCCGTCCTCGGGCCAATGGTCTACGGCATCTTCtacctccctctcccactcgccgaccccctcctccgccaaacccaccactTTGACGATTCCAAAGTCCTCACCCCGCAAGTCCGCTCCTCCCTCATGCAAACGATCTCCACCGCTGGATCCGATCTTCACCAGTCCTGCGGTTGGGCAACCACACTTCTCTCAGCAGGCGATATTTCCGCCGGCATGATGCGCCCTTCCAATGCCGGCGGGTCCTACAACCTCAACGCGCAAGCCATGGACGCAACCGTACAACTGATCCAGGGGATCTACGACAGGGGGGTCAACATTCAGGAGATCTACGTCGACACAATCGGGCAGCCCGCTGCCTACCAGAAGAAGCTAGAGAGGATATTCCCAACGGCCAAGATCACagtggccaagaaggcagATAGCCTGTACCCTTGTGTCAGCGCCGCCAGCGTATGCGCCAAAGTAACGAGAGACGCCGCCTTAGAGGTTTTGTGGAAGACTAGGGGCAGACCGCCCGccagggaggaagagaaggacaagaacgAGGAGGACACGGATATGGAATGGGGTTCGGGTTACCCGTCAGACCAGAGATGCGTTACTTGGCTACGCGGCAACATGCACCCTGTGTTTGGCTGGGGTCCAGAGTGCCGGTTTAGTTGGGGAACTGCGAAGGATATGCTCGAGGGTCCCAAGGGAGTCAAGGTAGACTGGccggtggatgatgatggtgacacTAACCGCCTCACGGATTTCTTCTCTGCTAAGGACCAGGAAGAAGGCGACGAGCTGGGCACATGGTTTGGGACACCAGCTGGGCTGGAGGCGTTTTGA